The bacterium region TTTCGCAGACTCCAGGATTGATGTCCGAAGGGTGGAGCAAGAAAAAGTTTGAGCCATTTCTCCAATTCTCCCTTTTCCCCATTTCTCCTTGTTTACACTTCTAATGTATAGCCCTGAACGGTTACGATTTTCTTTTTTGTAGGACGCAGATAAGAGTGTTCCCGACTTGTTAAAAATACGAAGCGAGGCGATTTATCCACTATAATCGGAGGCATATCAGATGACATCTATAACTTTATCAAAAGAGGCAATCCCTCTAATAAAGTCAGGATTATTGATTGAAGAAAGTATTTTAAGTCTGAGCTTAAAAAAGTATCAGAAAAATTTGGAGAGTTTTGAGAAGGAATATCGAATGTCCACAGATGAATTTACAAAAAGATTTAATGCTGGAGAATTAGGAGATGATGGAATATGGTTTGATTGGTTGTTTGCTTCCCGAGCAATTGCACATATCAGTGAAAAATTGTGGCTATTGAGAGGAATAACAATATGATTAAGTGGTACTTTGACAAAATTCAAAGTATGCTCAGGGAAATTGAATGGTTGATAAAATCAGAAAATATCGATTATGATATCCTCTCAGATGAAATGGAAATTATTAAGGGAGAAATAATCTTTGTGGATGGTTCAACTTTAGAATTTAAAGAGATGATATTTACGGGAATTACAGATTATAGATTTCAGTATATGGGAAAAAATTATGAATTAATCAGGAGATGGGATACCGCTCCACACCATAAGGAAATTAAAACATTTCCTTATCATATGCATACTACTGAAGGTGTAGAAGAATCAGAAAAAGTAGATTTGCCTTATGTGATAGAAATAATTGCAGATATGGTAATCAAAAAACTAACTTCTTGAGTAGATATTCAGCCACCAGGGCGCGAAGGCACGAAGAAAGGGATTTGGGATTGGGGATTCGGAATTCGGGAATAAAAGAATCCCCTAATTCCTAAATCCGAACCCCGATTTTTTAGAAGGATTATTCTTTTAATACCATCTTTAACCAGTATAACAGTAGCGAGGAATCAGTAGGGGTTAAAACTTATACTTAGTGTCTTTGTGGCTGAACTGTTACTAAAACTGATGGTTGAGGATGTTTGGTGTAGACAAGTCCTTATCATTTAAATACCCCTCTCCGTCTACACCTTACATCCGAGACCAGAAAAGCAAGTAATCAGTGATAATCTGTGGTAAAATCTTGCCACCTGTGCAATTAGACTAATTCATCGCACAGACGCAAAGGAAAAATAAATGTAAAATGTAAAATAGGAAATGAAAAATGGGAAATTTTAGGACTTCGCCAGACTCATTACCTTTCAGTTATACATTTTCATTGGACATTTCTCATTGGACATTATCCATTTTATATTTAACCGCACAGGAGGAAATCTTGCGGAAGATAATAAAGTAAGAATCGTGGGAGACGCTAAACAGGAACTTATTTACCAATTACCAGTTACCAATTACCAATTACCAATTACCAAAAATAAGGAGGTATGAGAAAAAATGAAACGATTAATTATGAGTTTATTAACAATTGGGCTATTTATTCAGTTAGCCTTTGCTGAGGAAATAATGGTTTCTAATATTACGGATAGTCAGATGACAATTTCGTGGGTATCTGATGAACCAGAGATAGGTTTAATCAAGTATGGTGAGACAAAAACAACTCAAATTGCCTATGATGACCGTGGGAGTAATACAGTTAGCACTATTCACCACATCACGCTTGTTGGTTTATCGCCACAAACAACCTATTGTTGTCAGGTTATCTCTGGTGAGACCGTTCTCAAAGACTTGGAAATAACTACCGGAGTATCTTTAATTCCAACAGGCAATGATTTAGTCTATGGCAAGGTGATTGATGCCGAAGGAAATGCTTTAGATAACGAAGCTATCGTCTATTTGAAACTCCAGGACAATGATAATCAAGGGGATGGAGATGAATCCGCATTATATTCTGTTTTACTCAATTCAGGTGGCTATTGGTACACAAACTTAGTCAATTTTAGAACTGCTGACCTGACTAAATCCTTCAAATATTCTGCCAGAGGTGATTTTCTTTTTATTCAAGTCGAAGGTGGACAGTTAGGAGGAAAAACTCTAAAAATAAACACTAAAGATGATACGCCTGCCCCTGATGTTGTCCTGCCATAAAATCCTTCAACCTGGACAATCAGAGAAAGATGGTTGGGTCAGACCTCAAAGGCCTTTTTAAAGATTCTCGGTCAGATTCTTGACAAATTAGTTTATTTATGTTACCTTATATTTGGTCGAAGTAAAATAAAACTGCTAATAGGCAGGATAATCTAAGGTTAGACTAAAAGAGATTAAACCACGAAGGGCAGGGAGAACACGAAGTGAAATTTGATGAAATATCTAATAAAGTTGGCAAATATTAAAGTTAGGTTGTTGATAAATTTCAATGTAGAAAGATTACAAAGAAGGCATAAAAAGATTCCACCTGTGCGGTTAAATGTAAAATGGATAATGTAAAATGAGAAATGTATAACTGAAAGGTAATGAGTCTTGCGAAGGACTAAAATTTCCCATTTTTCATTTCCTATTTTACATTTTACATTTATTTTTCCTTTGCGTCTCTGCGATGAATTAGTCTAATTGCACAGGTCGAAAAGATTTGTCTTGTCCAATCTTCGTGACCTTCGTGCTCTTCGTGGTAAAATAATAGTCTAACAAGGCTCTGCACCGGACGCGGCTTGTCAATCGGATTTTGGGAAGTCAGGAGTGCCCGCAAAGGTTTGTGGCAGATTGAACTGGTTTGCTTCTTTCCCGCCGCGCTGGTGAGTTTACGCGTTAGCCACAAACTGCAATTAGAAAGAGAGGTTAAATATGCCAGAGATTAGTCGATTTTATGGTATAATCATTGGGATGTTTTATGATGAGCATAATCCTCCTCATTTCCATGCTCGGTACGGAAAAGATAAGGTAGCGGTGGAAATTAGTACTTTGCGGGTGTTGGAAGGGAAAATTCCTCCCCGATCATTAGGATTAGTGGTCGAATGGGCCTCACAACACCAAGAAGAACTGTTACAGGATTGGGATTTGGCCAAAAACAATCAGCCCCCCAAAAAGATTATCCCTTTAGATTAAGTGGAGGTTTTCAATGATTCATGATGTTGTTTCAGCGGTTTATAAAGGCGGGTACAAAATAGATTTAACCTTTGATGATGGGAAAAATGGAATTGTTGATTTTGCAAAATACATGGAAGCAGGTGGAGTCTTCACGAAATTCAAGGATGTTGAATTCTTCAAGAACTTCAAAGTGAATGAAGAGTTGGGTGTCATCACCTGGAATAATGAGGTAGATGTTGCACCGGAAACACTTTATTCTGAAGCTACAGGGTCTTCTTTGCCGAGCTGGATGCAATAACTAAGAAGAGAGAAGGGGCGCATCCTAAATTGTGAATTAACTGATAAGCTAATTCCCAATTCAGGATGCGACCGTTCTACCTTTCCCTATCTCCTGTCCTGACAATCATTCCCAATGTGAACCAGAAAAGATAGGCACTGCTACCCAGGTAGGTGCAATCTACCATTCCGTGAACTAACCAGACTATTAACCCAGCCAGCAGTCCAATCGTTAACGGGAAAAGGTCTTTATCTTGAAGGTTCCTTTTAAGGATTTTAAAACCAAGGCAAAAAGAGGCAACAAGCAACCAGATAAATGCAAATAAACCTAATATTCCTCCTTCTACGGCAACATTTACAAAATTGTTATGACAATGTAAATGCCCAAAGTCTTTATTTTCCATTGCCTCTTTAGAAAAATATTCAGGATAATAGATATGGATAAAAGTTCCTGGTCCTGTGCCAAACACAGGATAATCCTTGACTATCTGTAAGCTATCCCTCCAGAGATAGGTTCTTCCACCAAGAGTTTTATCTGAAAATATTGATAAGACTTGATTAGTTGCTTCTTTTGGGAAAATAAATGGAATAATAATCACAAATGCGAATAAAGAGAGTAATATTTTCTTTTTCTTCCGAATACCGATGATAATTATAAAGATAAGTGCTAAAATCACACCTACCCAAACCCCTCTGGTTTGAGTAAATAATAATACGGCTAAAATTAAAAGATTGATTATTCCCAGAGCAATTTTTTTGTAAGCAGAATTACTAAAGACCCAAAGAGAAAATCCAATCGGAAATATTATTCCTACTGCACCACCTATAGCACGGTTTTCTGTTAGATATTTTGAAACCCCGTCGTGACTAATTATCCCAAACAGTTTAAAATTATAAAGATACTGCAAAATTATGTATCCTGATTCAATAGCCACCGCAATTAATAAAACCATAATTATTTTTTTTGCAGTAGCTGCGTCCTTAATTCCACATACGACTAAATAATATAAAAGGAGGTGTCTAATCATAGATTCCGTTTTATCCAATGCCGCTATTGGATAAGAAGAGAATATTGTTGATAAAAATAGGGTGATGATAAAAAGTAGGATAGGGATGTTTAATGGGGTGCCTATTATTTCAAACCTACGGGTTATTATCATCCTGATTATCCAACCAATAAGTGCTAATATTACTCCCATTATCTGACAAGAGATAGAGATAGTAACACCTAAACAATATAATATTAATCCTGAGAGTATAATTTTTTGAGGTATAGATTCTTTAAACATAAATTATTTATTTCTCATTTGAATTGGGGTAACCCTTCAGGTATAGAAAATTATAGCCCTTTCTACAAAAATTAATCGTAAGTATTCAGTCAGAAATTCCAAATTGCAAGCACCAAATTCCAAATAAATTCCAATTACCAAATGACCAAAATTTATCTTATTTCAGTCATTGGAATTTTGGTAATTGGTGCTTATTTGTAATTTGTAATTTGGGATTTGTGATTTGGAATTTTCTAATTCACTATGCTACGCTTTCCTGTGTTACCATAAATATCTCTGTATCCTCCGATACAGAGCCTGAACGATTACGAATTGGGGTTATAATTTGGTACAAATTCCATTAGTTTTTGGACAATTCCTTTTCTATCACCTTTTTCTGCCAGATAGGTTAATTCGTTAATTTTAGTCTCCAGCGTCCCTACATCAATTATATCTGGTTTGGCAATAAATATCTGTTTATGAAATGTAGCGTTGACACCTTCCTCTGCGGTAAGAATCTCTTCGTGTAGTTTCTCGCCAGGTCTTAGTCCAATAAATTTTATTTCAATATCTTTATCTGGTTCAAATCCTGATAACATAATCAGGTCACGAGCCAGGTCTGTGATTTTGACTGGTTCTCCCATATCGAGGATAAATACTTCGCCTCCTTTACCCATTGCCCCTGCCTGAATTATAAGGTTTACAGCCTCGGGAGCGGTCATAAAGTAACGCGTGGCTTCAGGATGGGTTACGGTGACAGGTCCGCCTTCTTCAATTTGTTTGCGAAATAACGGCACGACACTACCTGCACTTCC contains the following coding sequences:
- a CDS encoding DUF2442 domain-containing protein, encoding MIHDVVSAVYKGGYKIDLTFDDGKNGIVDFAKYMEAGGVFTKFKDVEFFKNFKVNEELGVITWNNEVDVAPETLYSEATGSSLPSWMQ
- a CDS encoding DUF4160 domain-containing protein codes for the protein MPEISRFYGIIIGMFYDEHNPPHFHARYGKDKVAVEISTLRVLEGKIPPRSLGLVVEWASQHQEELLQDWDLAKNNQPPKKIIPLD
- a CDS encoding DUF6516 family protein; amino-acid sequence: MIKWYFDKIQSMLREIEWLIKSENIDYDILSDEMEIIKGEIIFVDGSTLEFKEMIFTGITDYRFQYMGKNYELIRRWDTAPHHKEIKTFPYHMHTTEGVEESEKVDLPYVIEIIADMVIKKLTS
- a CDS encoding O-antigen ligase family protein produces the protein MFKESIPQKIILSGLILYCLGVTISISCQIMGVILALIGWIIRMIITRRFEIIGTPLNIPILLFIITLFLSTIFSSYPIAALDKTESMIRHLLLYYLVVCGIKDAATAKKIIMVLLIAVAIESGYIILQYLYNFKLFGIISHDGVSKYLTENRAIGGAVGIIFPIGFSLWVFSNSAYKKIALGIINLLILAVLLFTQTRGVWVGVILALIFIIIIGIRKKKKILLSLFAFVIIIPFIFPKEATNQVLSIFSDKTLGGRTYLWRDSLQIVKDYPVFGTGPGTFIHIYYPEYFSKEAMENKDFGHLHCHNNFVNVAVEGGILGLFAFIWLLVASFCLGFKILKRNLQDKDLFPLTIGLLAGLIVWLVHGMVDCTYLGSSAYLFWFTLGMIVRTGDRER
- a CDS encoding fibronectin type III domain-containing protein, with protein sequence MKRLIMSLLTIGLFIQLAFAEEIMVSNITDSQMTISWVSDEPEIGLIKYGETKTTQIAYDDRGSNTVSTIHHITLVGLSPQTTYCCQVISGETVLKDLEITTGVSLIPTGNDLVYGKVIDAEGNALDNEAIVYLKLQDNDNQGDGDESALYSVLLNSGGYWYTNLVNFRTADLTKSFKYSARGDFLFIQVEGGQLGGKTLKINTKDDTPAPDVVLP